The sequence GTTCCGCCAGAGTCACGGCCTCTTTGATTGCGATTGCTGGCTTTTCCGGCAAGACGGCAACGGACGCCTTGCTTGCGCCAAACGCGCAGAGAACCGTAACCATCGCGCATGCGATGATGATCGTGATTCTTTTCATATCATTTCCTCCATGCCTAAAGTTCAAGCTCACCGGCGCGCCGCATTTTGGCACATCCGGCGGAGCGAATAGTCAGGCAAGGTTAGTTTGCGAAAGATTTAGAATTGTATATATCGCTTTAGGGGCGGTCCGGACCACACGTCCCCCAGGTAACCCTCATGGTCTTCCTATCGAACATGATCACATAGGGGGTGTCATGATTCAGCTCCCGGAGGCTGCGAATCGGCGGCATCTTTCCGGCCTCCACCAGGCAAATGTAGAAGGTTACGTCATGATCGACCAGACTCTCGGGAATAGAAATATTTGGTTGGACCTTCATCGAATAAGGGGCGGATAACGGCGGAACGTTCCTGTATAACGCCTTTATCCCCGCCTCAACCGTTCCATTGGGCAGAACGGTATATATTCCTCCAGGAGGAGCGGCAACAAGGTAAACGTCAAAACTCAAAGTGACATTCTCCATCAACCTCACGACGAGATAAAACCAGCCTGTGCTCTCAAATACCCAGGGCAGCTTGGATGAACTTGGCCAAATCGTCAACGCTGGGGCAGGTGTAGGAGCTGTATTCATGAGAATCGCCACGCAACCACAGGTGTAATCCCGCACAACAAGGTCAGGTTTGCCGTCACCATTTAAATCACCGGAGGCGAGGGATTCAATCTGGCAGCCGCCGTAATACCCGACGCCGGGAGCAAATACGCCGCTGCCGCTGTTCAGTAGAACTGTTACGTCCTGTGGCCAGTCGGCATAATTCGAACCATTATCCATAGCGATATCGGGGTTGCCATCCCCGTTAAAATCGCTCAGTACGACTGAGGAAGGTCTGGGGCCCGCCGGGTGGTCAACAGCGAACCCGAATGTCCCATCACCGTTTCCGCGAAGGACCGATATACTCTCATCCCCATAATTCACCACCGCGAGGTCGAGATTGCCGTCACCGTTCAGGTCATTCGCCGCGACTGAATCGGGAAGCCAGCCGACCCCATAGTTCACAGCAGAGGCGAACCTGCCATCGCCATTCCCGATAAGGACCGATATGCTTTTGCTATCCCCGTTTACCACGGCCAGGTCGAGATTTTTGTCCCCGTTGAAATCTCCGACGGCGATTGAGCAGGGAGATTTACCTACCGTATAGCCCACGGGCGCCGCGAATGCGCCGGCCCCGTTGCCGATCAGAATTGATACGCTATCGTCATCCGAATTCGTCATGGCAATATCGAGATTTTCGTCCCCGTTAAAATCTCCAACGGCGATTGAACAGGGAGAATCACCCGCCGCATAATCAGTGGCTGCCCCAAAAGAACCGTCACCGTTGCCGAGCAAGATCGATACATCATTGTCATCGCTGTTCGGAATGGCAATGTCCAGAACTTTATCTCCATTAAAATCACCCAGAGCGATCCCCGCCGCCCCGTTCCCCACATTGTATGTAACCGGATCCGAAAACAGCGCGCCTCCGGATTGCGCACGCGCTTCGTATTGTAATGTCACTCCCAGTAACACGGTTAACGAAACAACTCCAAATGTCTTCATGTGCACTTACCTCCTTTTGCTATTCTACTAAATTATCTTGTTTTGCCCAACGTCGGAATTGAGCGGCAATCCCGCCAACGGCGGGACACGTTAGCGCATCCGCGCCGGAAAAACCCAATTGTCAAGGATAAAGATTTGACCCCCTCCCCTCTCGCGGGTCGGATAAATCCCTGCCCGCCGGCAGGCGGGGAACCACTACAAGCGGCAGATGAATCTCCACCGCCTTACAGCGGTGGTCTCATTGGGTTCGGGCTTCGCCCGACCCGCTTCGCGGCTCCCTGCTCTCACCCCCACCCTTCCAGGTGAGAAACTCCCGCAAACTTAGAACAGTATTGACGCTCCGCTATATATGCGCGAGAATATCGGAGCTTTTAGTAGGAAATCTTTAAGAAATGAACC is a genomic window of Candidatus Auribacterota bacterium containing:
- a CDS encoding VCBS repeat-containing protein, with product MKTFGVVSLTVLLGVTLQYEARAQSGGALFSDPVTYNVGNGAAGIALGDFNGDKVLDIAIPNSDDNDVSILLGNGDGSFGAATDYAAGDSPCSIAVGDFNGDENLDIAMTNSDDDSVSILIGNGAGAFAAPVGYTVGKSPCSIAVGDFNGDKNLDLAVVNGDSKSISVLIGNGDGRFASAVNYGVGWLPDSVAANDLNGDGNLDLAVVNYGDESISVLRGNGDGTFGFAVDHPAGPRPSSVVLSDFNGDGNPDIAMDNGSNYADWPQDVTVLLNSGSGVFAPGVGYYGGCQIESLASGDLNGDGKPDLVVRDYTCGCVAILMNTAPTPAPALTIWPSSSKLPWVFESTGWFYLVVRLMENVTLSFDVYLVAAPPGGIYTVLPNGTVEAGIKALYRNVPPLSAPYSMKVQPNISIPESLVDHDVTFYICLVEAGKMPPIRSLRELNHDTPYVIMFDRKTMRVTWGTCGPDRP